From Cinclus cinclus chromosome 2, bCinCin1.1, whole genome shotgun sequence, one genomic window encodes:
- the TBC1D4 gene encoding TBC1 domain family member 4 isoform X3, which translates to MPLLLSWISHQKVPDVISSIRQVSKAALKEDAKPSKDNEDAFYDSQKFEVLYCGKVTVAHKKAPSTLIDDCIEQFSLHERQRLKLLNEQRNNESSLDLPLCEENVPASPLDSPFEELDSPNSPSGHAAMFTIGSQTNLTNLASTRGFFPERILEDSGFDEQQEFRSRCSSVTAVMQRKVHDTNLKIQSRRRHASAPSHVQPSDSEKNRTMLFQVGRFEVNLISPDTKSVVLEKNFKDISSCSQGIKHVDHFGFICRESVEPGLSQYVCYVFQCASESLVDEVMLTLKQAFSTAAALQSAKTQIKLCEACPMHSLHKLCERIEGLYPPRAKLVIQRHLSSLTDNEQADIFERVQKMKPDNDQEENELVILHLRQLCETKQKTHIHIGEAPLVISNSAIPESTTSGGRFKLDILKNKAKKSLTSSLENIFSRGANRMRGRLGSMDSFERCSSLVSDRDTSPGDSPPATPPASPVSSAWQTFPEEGSDSPQFRRRAHTFSHPPSSARRRITFQNGRSQSARSPLLRQNCVEATSDGEGKKRTSACSSESLNAAGATLTPRRISWRRRIFLQVASPMNKSPSKMQHPDGHDGSELLPLSLLAPPLEEDPLVLVLQNEDGSDKTGERKNSEELQSLWRKAIHQQILLLRMEKENQKLEASRDELQSRKVKLDYDEVGTCQKDAINIWDKKLLNCRAKIRCDMEDIHSTLKEGVPKSRRGEIWQFLAVQHRVRHRLPNKQQPPDISYKELLKQLTAQQHAILVDLGRTFPTHPYFSTHLGAGQLSLFNLLKAYSLLDKEVGYCQGISFVAGVLLLHMSEEQAFEMLKFLMYDLGFRKQYRPDMMSLQIQMYQLSRLLHDYHRDLYNHLEENEISPSLYAAPWFLTLFASQFSLGFVARVFDIIFLQGTEVIFKVALSLLSSQETSIMGCENFENIVDFLKTTIPDMTKPQMEKIITQVFEMDISKQLHAYEVEYHVLQDELQENVSPCDEGEPLEKLERANNHLKRQNMDLLEKLQVAHAKIQSLEASLESVLTRENKMKTVIQSLEQEKITYQKTLEQIVKYLPAEVLPDCELLLKEVNYNPNNKIWSKP; encoded by the exons GTTCCTGATGTCATCAGCAGCATAAGACAAGTCTCtaaagcagcactgaaagaaGATGCCAAACCAAGTAAGGATAATGAAGATGCCTTCTATGACTCCCAAAAATTTGAGGTCTTGTACTGTGGAAAGGTGACAGTGGCTCACAAGAAAGCTCCCTCCACACTAATTGATGACTGCATAGAGCAATTCAGCCTCCATGAGCGCCAGCGCCTCAAACTGTTAAACGAGCAGCGGAATAATGAGTCAAGTTTGGACTTGCCCCTGTGTGAAGAAAATGTGCCAGCTTCTCCTCTGGACAGCCCGTTCGAGGAGCTGGACAGCCCAAACAGCCCTTCAGGGCATGCTGCAATGTTTACAATTGGCAGCCAGACCAACCTGACCAACCTGGCCAGCACTCGTGGCTTCTTTCCAGAGAGAATTTTAGAGGACTCTGGCTTTGATGAGCAGCAGGAGTTCCGCTCCCGGTGCAGCAGTGTCACTGCAGTGATGCAGAGAAAGGTTCATGACACAAACCTGAAAATACAGTCCCGCAGAAGGCATGCAAGTGCACCCAGTCATGTTCAGCCCTCTGATTCTGAGAAGAACAGGACAATGTTGTTCCAG GTTGGAAGGTTTGAAGTTAACCTCATCAGTCCAGACACCAAATCTGTTGTGcttgaaaagaattttaaagataTCTCCTCATGTTCTCAG GGTATAAAACATGTTGATcactttggttttatttgccGGGAATCTGTGGAACCTGGGTTAAGCCAGTATGTTTGCTATGTGTTCCAGTGTGCAAGTGAGTCTCTG GTTGATGAGGTAATGCTGACCCTGAAGCAAGccttcagcactgctgcagccctgcaaagTGCCAAGACTCAAATTAAACTGTGTGAGGCCTGCCCTATGCATTCACTGCACAAACTTTGTGAAAGAATTGAAG GACTCTATCCACCAAGAGCCAAACTTGTAATTCAGAGGCATCTGTCATCACTAACAGACAATGAGCAAGCAGACATTTTTGAACGTGTTCAG AAAATGAAGCCTGACAATGACCAGGAAGAAAATGAGCTTGTGATCTTACATCTCCGTCAGCTCTGTGAGACTAAGCAGAAAACACACATCCACATTGGTGAAGCACCGCTG GTCATTTCTAACAGTGCAATTCCAGAAAGCACCACCAGTGGTGGCCGGTTTAAACTTGACATTCTGAAAAACAAGGCAAAGAAATCCTTGACTAGCTCTCTGGAAAATATCTTCTCAAGG GGAGCCAACAGAATGCGAGGCCGCCTGGGAAGTATGGACAGCTTTGAGCGCTGCAGCAGCCTGGTTTCTGACAGA GACACTTCTCCGGGCGATTCCCCGCCAGCTACTCCTCCAGCGTCCCCCGTGTCCTCGGCCTGGCAGACGTTTCCCGAGGAAGGCTCGGACTCCCCTCAGTTCAGGAGGCGTGCACACACCTTCAGCCACCCGCCCTCCAGTGCCAGACGGAGGATAACCTTCCAGAACGGCAGGTCCCAGAGCGCCCGCTCCCCGCTGCTGCGGCAGAACTGCGTGGAGGCCACAAG tgatggggagggaaagaaaagaacatcAGCCTGCAGCAGTGAATCTCTAAATGCTGCGGGGGCCACGCTCACACCTCGCCGCATCTCCTGGCGGCGGAGAATATTCCTGCAGGTAGCTTCACCTATGAATAAATCTCCTTCCAAGATGCAGCATCCAG ATGGTCATGATGGAAGTGAATTGTTACCCTTATCCCTTCTTGCTCCACCCCTGGAGGAGGACCCTCTTGTTCTAGTGTTGCAAAATGAGGATGGTTCAGATAAAactggagagaggaaaaactCAGAAGAACTACAAAGTCTATGGAGAAAAGCCATCCATCAACAAATTCTGTTACTTcgaatggaaaaagaaaaccagaagcTGGAAG CAAGCAGAGATGAGCTCCAATCAAGAAAAGTAAAACTGGATTATGATGAAGTTGGCACATGTCAGAAAGATGCCATAAATATTTGGGATAAGAAGTTACTAAACTGCAGAGCCAAAATCCGATGTGACATGGAAGATATTCATTCCACTTTAAAAGAAG GTGTACCAAAAAGTCGTCGGGGAGAAATTTGGCAGTTTTTGGCTGTGCAACACCGAGTCAGGCACAGGCTGCCAAACAAGCAGCAACCTCCTGACATCTCTTACAAAGAACTTCTGAAACAACTGACTGCTCAACAGCATGCCATCCTAGTAGATCTGG GACGGACATTCCCTACGCATCCTTACTTTTCCACACACCTGGGAGCAGGACAGCTGTCACTGTTTAATCTCTTGAAAGCGTACTCTTTGCTGGACAAAGAAGTGGGTTATTGTCAAGGTATAAGTTTTGTAGCTGGAGTGCTGCTTCTGCATATGAGTGAAGAACAGGCctttgaaatgctgaaattcCTCATGTATGACCTTGGCTTCCGTAAACAGTACAGGCCAGACATGATGTCACTACAG ATTCAGATGTATCAGCTCTCAAGGCTTCTACATGATTACCACAGAGACCTGTATAATCATCTTGAAGAGAATGAAATCAGTCCCAGTCTTTATGCTGCACCATGGTTTCTTACACTGTTCGCATCTCAATTTTCATTAGGATTTGTAGCCAGAGTGTTTG acattatttttcttcaaggaACAGAAGTCATATTTAAAGTAGCACTGAGCCTACTTAGTAGTCAAGAGACATCTATAATGGGATGTGAAAATTTTGAGAACATTGTTGATTTTCTTAAAACCACTATTCCAGATATGACAAAACctcaaatggaaaaaattattactCAG GTGTTTGAGATGGATATTTCAAAACAGCTCCATGCCTATGAAGTAGAGTACCACGTTCTTCAGGATGAACTACAGGAAAATGTGAGCCCCTGTGACGAAGGTGAACctctggagaagctggagagggCAAACAATCATCTGAAGAGGCAAAACATGGATTTGTTAGAGAAGCTACAG